From the Streptomyces pluripotens genome, one window contains:
- a CDS encoding DUF3566 domain-containing protein produces MSGATGAGSAGTSTGTETDGGGRGSAASAGAANDPHTTNLKPVKASVTDSSGTKEPQGGTVTDTGGPAAAGEAQSASPLPRERSADQPSGPYHPPQAYPAGQAPAGAVRRPRTGVRTAPRTRKARLRVAKADPWSVMKVSFLLSIALGICTVVASAVLWMVMDAMGVFSTVGGQILEATGSNESNGFDLQAFLSLPHVLMFTSIIAVIDVVLATALATLGAFIYNLSAGFVGGVELTLAEDE; encoded by the coding sequence GTGAGCGGAGCCACGGGCGCCGGGTCGGCCGGTACCTCCACGGGTACGGAGACGGACGGCGGCGGCCGTGGCTCCGCCGCGAGTGCGGGGGCCGCGAACGACCCGCACACGACCAACCTGAAGCCGGTGAAGGCTTCCGTGACGGACTCTTCCGGCACGAAGGAACCTCAGGGGGGAACCGTGACGGACACCGGAGGTCCGGCCGCGGCCGGCGAGGCGCAGTCGGCGTCTCCGCTTCCACGGGAACGGAGCGCGGATCAGCCGTCCGGGCCCTATCACCCGCCACAGGCGTATCCGGCGGGTCAGGCTCCTGCCGGTGCGGTACGCCGGCCGCGTACCGGTGTGCGGACGGCGCCGCGCACCCGCAAGGCCCGGCTGCGCGTGGCCAAGGCCGATCCGTGGTCGGTGATGAAGGTCAGCTTCCTGCTTTCGATCGCGCTCGGTATCTGCACGGTCGTCGCCTCGGCGGTGCTGTGGATGGTCATGGACGCGATGGGCGTCTTCTCCACGGTCGGCGGCCAGATCTTGGAGGCGACCGGCTCGAACGAGTCGAACGGTTTCGACCTTCAGGCCTTCCTCTCCCTCCCCCACGTCCTGATGTTCACGTCGATCATCGCGGTGATTGACGTGGTCCTGGCCACGGCGCTCGCGACGCTCGGCGCGTTCATCTACAACCTGTCCGCGGGCTTCGTGGGCGGTGTCGAGCTGACCCTCGCGGAGGACGAATGA